In Tenacibaculum pacificus, a single window of DNA contains:
- a CDS encoding choice-of-anchor L domain-containing protein: MKILLSTFVFFIIFSPLKAQTTIQVNNVNDVEALYNPKDLIEKVLIDNNCTSITNINSSVSGSPSDRQNKSYGYFKSKVGSTFPFKEGIVLSTGKAFPISGTSLGNLNSPTTGKGDTDLSTSLNEPSLNDASVIEFDFIPTSDEISFRYLMASEEYQGTFPCTFADGFAFLLRKSGTTTYKNLAVIPNSTTPVSVKNVHAAIIGGCPAKNETYFAGNNLGDTNFDGRTKVLTAKATVTPNVTYHIKLVIADNSDNQYDTAVFLEKGSFNLGLDLGTDLSSTTQSSICGTEKLLTSNITANNYQWYKDDVIIPLATKKDYLANLGNGKYTCKIIDGSCSDEDDILLEFSESPINNTSISPLLTCNNNLNIQLDLTSKTNEILAGQDDTKFEVLFYSDVLYTTQITTPTNYTNLTNNDIIYTRIGNIIAKNCFVDSSFNSIITGNPIIQTPINYEECDDITNGTDIDGYFNNFLLNTKDSEILGALDPAIYEVSYHTSLTGAQTDENTDVIDKNASYKNTTINTQQVYVRVQNKNNTHCNNTSKSFNLVVNSLPVITNTVTLEQCDTDSDLNTTINLTLAQKNISVNHLNETFKYYPTENNAINDTAEIINQTTHSVTNGSSVWVKVFSDKKCSRIAKIDIVVGYATDVAYNANGGFESCDDFLDIDGNDNLNNNDTDGISVFDLSSVSTDVKALFPIANRPNLDVLIFESITDRNAVQNEITNLSNYRNKNLPAKTPQSLYIKIIDKTNNNCTGLGSFTIWAQQPPIAKSVANFELCDDFNSGSFIDGKSSNINLRDRVSDILGTTQAISDYTVTFHTTAVDANSGNSPIINDTNYTNQTKDKETIYVRVVNNNTGCFNNHLTFDIIINRLPIISNKIPDLEICDIPTIADGNSRNGFAQNINLSERDIDILNGRDATLFEVSYHNTLQDATTGNNPLPKNNYSNKVATTIVPPAIPLNDNPAIENIHISLLDKTTGCRYGISKFQLIIHPEPLIPLNITDYTDCDNQTDNNSDDANGINGDITLKNKTLEILDEYPKNQQSNYIVSFHESLADAKSGTAPINENNYENTINNQTIFVRVLNTKTSCVNTNLTFNIRINPLPSFMVDTTVIVCLNNPQTKLEAINPNATYGYQWTLKGNPSDILSTDTFYDVQKGGTYIVTATMLDTTTCKRSYEIVVNESEIATLNEDDIVIVDDTNNSGLDSYAIKIITENQNLGIGDYQFSLIDEDGNQTIFQDEPVFENITGGIYTIVVNDKNGCSPNAMLDVSVIQYPKFFTPNGDGHNDTWKIKGANSSFYPSSNITIVNRYGKIVAIIAIDDQGWDGFYNGKTLPSSDYWFKIELIDRKGKAHQHQGHFSLLRK; this comes from the coding sequence ATGAAAATATTACTAAGCACATTTGTATTCTTTATTATTTTTTCACCATTAAAAGCACAAACAACCATACAGGTTAATAATGTTAATGATGTAGAAGCTTTATATAATCCTAAAGACCTTATTGAAAAAGTTCTTATTGATAATAACTGTACATCAATAACAAACATAAATTCTTCTGTTTCAGGGTCTCCTTCTGATAGACAAAATAAAAGTTATGGTTACTTTAAAAGTAAAGTAGGAAGTACTTTCCCTTTTAAAGAAGGTATTGTTCTTTCAACAGGAAAAGCTTTTCCTATTAGCGGTACATCTTTAGGTAATTTAAATTCACCTACAACAGGAAAAGGCGATACTGATTTAAGTACATCTTTAAACGAACCTAGTCTAAATGATGCAAGTGTTATTGAATTTGACTTTATTCCAACATCAGATGAAATAAGTTTTCGATATTTAATGGCTTCTGAAGAATACCAAGGTACTTTTCCTTGTACTTTTGCAGATGGTTTTGCTTTCTTATTAAGAAAATCAGGAACAACAACTTATAAAAATCTTGCAGTTATACCAAATTCTACCACTCCAGTAAGTGTTAAAAATGTTCATGCAGCTATTATTGGTGGCTGTCCTGCTAAGAATGAAACGTATTTTGCTGGTAATAACCTTGGGGATACAAATTTTGATGGTCGAACAAAAGTTCTTACAGCTAAAGCTACTGTAACTCCTAATGTAACATATCATATAAAATTAGTGATTGCTGATAATTCAGATAATCAATATGATACTGCTGTGTTTTTAGAAAAAGGAAGTTTTAATTTAGGCTTAGATTTAGGTACTGATTTATCATCTACTACACAAAGTAGCATTTGTGGTACAGAGAAATTATTAACTTCTAATATTACAGCAAACAATTATCAATGGTATAAAGATGATGTAATTATTCCACTAGCTACAAAAAAAGATTATTTAGCTAATTTAGGTAACGGAAAATACACCTGTAAAATTATTGATGGATCGTGTAGTGATGAAGATGATATTTTATTAGAATTCTCAGAAAGTCCAATAAATAACACAAGTATTTCTCCCCTTTTAACTTGTAATAATAATTTAAACATTCAACTAGATTTAACATCTAAAACAAACGAAATATTAGCAGGACAAGATGACACAAAATTTGAAGTATTATTTTATAGTGATGTACTATATACAACTCAAATAACAACACCTACTAATTATACAAACCTTACTAATAATGACATTATTTATACAAGAATAGGGAATATAATAGCTAAAAATTGTTTTGTTGATAGCTCTTTTAATTCTATTATTACAGGAAACCCAATAATTCAAACTCCTATTAATTATGAAGAATGTGATGACATAACTAATGGAACAGATATTGACGGGTATTTTAATAACTTCTTACTAAACACAAAAGATTCTGAAATTTTAGGAGCTTTAGATCCTGCTATTTATGAAGTATCATACCACACTTCTTTAACAGGTGCTCAAACAGATGAAAACACAGATGTTATTGATAAAAACGCTTCCTATAAAAACACAACTATTAATACGCAACAAGTTTATGTTAGAGTCCAAAATAAAAATAATACTCATTGTAATAATACTTCTAAATCGTTTAATTTAGTTGTAAACTCATTACCTGTAATTACAAATACGGTAACATTAGAACAATGTGATACAGACTCTGATTTAAATACTACAATTAATTTAACACTAGCTCAAAAAAATATTTCAGTAAATCACCTCAACGAAACTTTTAAATATTATCCTACTGAAAATAATGCCATAAATGATACTGCTGAAATAATTAATCAAACAACACATTCTGTTACAAATGGCTCTTCTGTTTGGGTAAAAGTTTTTTCTGATAAAAAATGTTCTCGTATAGCTAAGATTGATATTGTTGTTGGATATGCTACTGATGTAGCTTACAATGCAAATGGAGGCTTTGAAAGTTGTGATGACTTTTTAGATATTGATGGAAATGACAATCTTAATAATAACGATACCGATGGAATTTCTGTTTTTGATTTAAGTAGTGTTTCAACAGATGTAAAAGCATTATTCCCGATAGCTAATAGACCAAATTTAGATGTTTTAATATTTGAAAGTATTACTGATAGAAATGCTGTTCAAAATGAAATAACTAACCTATCTAATTATCGTAATAAAAATCTCCCTGCTAAAACACCACAATCACTTTATATTAAAATTATTGATAAAACAAACAATAATTGTACAGGTCTTGGTAGTTTTACTATTTGGGCACAACAGCCTCCTATTGCTAAAAGTGTTGCTAATTTTGAGCTTTGTGATGATTTTAATAGCGGTTCTTTTATCGATGGAAAAAGTAGTAACATTAATTTAAGAGATCGTGTTTCTGATATTTTAGGAACAACACAAGCTATTTCTGATTATACTGTTACTTTTCATACTACAGCTGTAGATGCAAATTCAGGAAATTCACCAATAATAAATGACACCAATTACACAAATCAAACTAAAGATAAAGAAACCATTTACGTACGTGTTGTAAATAATAATACTGGTTGTTTTAATAATCATTTAACTTTTGATATTATCATTAATAGATTACCTATTATATCAAATAAAATTCCTGATTTAGAAATATGTGATATTCCAACTATTGCTGATGGAAATTCAAGAAATGGATTTGCTCAAAATATTAATTTATCAGAAAGAGATATCGATATATTAAACGGTAGAGACGCTACGCTTTTTGAAGTTAGCTATCATAACACTTTACAAGATGCTACAACAGGAAACAATCCTCTTCCTAAAAATAATTATTCAAATAAAGTAGCAACAACTATAGTTCCTCCTGCTATTCCTTTAAATGATAATCCTGCTATTGAAAATATTCATATTAGCTTATTAGATAAAACAACTGGTTGTAGATATGGTATTAGTAAATTTCAATTAATTATTCATCCTGAACCTTTAATCCCTTTAAATATTACTGATTATACTGATTGTGATAACCAAACAGATAATAATTCCGATGATGCAAATGGTATTAATGGAGACATTACTCTTAAAAATAAAACACTTGAAATTTTAGATGAATATCCTAAAAATCAACAGAGTAATTATATTGTTAGTTTTCACGAAAGTTTAGCCGATGCTAAATCAGGAACTGCTCCTATAAATGAAAATAATTATGAAAACACAATCAATAATCAAACAATTTTTGTTAGAGTTCTGAATACTAAAACATCTTGTGTAAATACCAATTTAACATTCAATATTCGTATAAATCCATTACCTTCTTTTATGGTAGATACTACTGTTATTGTTTGCCTAAATAATCCTCAAACAAAATTAGAAGCAATAAATCCAAATGCAACTTATGGTTATCAATGGACTTTAAAAGGAAACCCTTCGGATATTCTTAGTACAGATACTTTTTATGATGTACAAAAAGGAGGTACTTATATTGTTACAGCAACAATGCTTGATACTACAACTTGTAAAAGAAGCTACGAAATAGTAGTAAATGAATCTGAAATAGCTACTTTAAATGAAGATGATATTGTTATTGTAGATGACACAAATAATAGCGGATTAGATTCTTATGCTATCAAAATAATTACAGAAAACCAAAACTTAGGTATTGGTGATTATCAATTTTCTCTTATAGATGAAGATGGTAATCAAACTATTTTTCAAGATGAGCCTGTATTTGAAAACATTACAGGAGGTATATATACCATCGTAGTAAACGATAAAAATGGTTGTTCACCTAATGCTATGTTAGATGTTTCTGTTATTCAATATCCTAAATTTTTTACTCCTAACGGCGATGGACATAATGATACATGGAAAATAAAAGGAGCCAATTCTAGTTTTTATCCTTCTAGTAATATTACTATTGTTAATAGATACGGAAAAATTGTAGCCATAATTGCTATTGATGACCAAGGTTGGGATGGTTTTTATAACGGAAAAACACTTCCATCAAGTGATTACTGGTTTAAAATTGAACTTATAGACAGAAAAGGAAAAGCTCATCAACACCAAGGTCATTTTTCTTTACTAAGAAAATAA
- a CDS encoding ABC transporter permease, with translation MFRLLSIELHKLKYNKASKVLSIIYFALLTSVALIAAVKFDLGPIKFHLADQGIFNFPYIWHFNTYIAAIFKFFLLLVIVSMMTNEYSYQTLKQNLIDGLSKKEFILSKFYTVIVFSLISTIFVFIVSLILGSIYSDFNEISIILTDLSYLLAFFTKLLGFFSFGLFLGILIKRSAFAVATMIVWFIIENMVKGYLYWVFKDLKTSTDEAVNSIMQFFPLEAMANLIKEPFSRLGAVKSVANQIGANFTKNYEVSFLNIIIVLAWTFIFIYASYILLKRRDL, from the coding sequence ATGTTTCGACTTTTAAGTATAGAACTTCATAAATTAAAATATAACAAAGCTAGTAAAGTACTTTCAATTATCTATTTTGCATTGTTAACATCTGTAGCCTTAATAGCTGCTGTTAAGTTTGATCTTGGTCCTATTAAATTTCATTTAGCCGATCAAGGTATTTTTAATTTCCCTTATATATGGCATTTTAACACTTACATTGCTGCTATTTTTAAATTCTTTTTACTACTTGTAATTGTTTCTATGATGACTAATGAATACAGTTATCAAACATTAAAACAAAACCTAATTGATGGCTTAAGTAAAAAAGAATTTATACTTTCTAAATTTTACACAGTAATTGTTTTTTCTTTAATATCAACTATTTTTGTTTTTATTGTATCATTAATTCTTGGTAGTATTTATTCAGATTTTAATGAAATTTCTATCATTTTAACCGATTTAAGTTATCTACTTGCTTTTTTCACTAAACTTTTAGGTTTCTTTTCTTTTGGATTATTTTTAGGAATATTAATTAAACGATCGGCATTTGCAGTAGCAACAATGATTGTTTGGTTTATTATAGAAAATATGGTAAAAGGTTATTTATACTGGGTATTTAAAGATTTAAAAACAAGTACTGATGAAGCTGTTAATTCTATTATGCAATTTTTTCCACTAGAAGCAATGGCTAATTTAATCAAAGAACCTTTTTCTAGACTAGGAGCTGTTAAATCTGTAGCTAATCAAATAGGTGCTAATTTTACAAAAAATTATGAGGTAAGTTTTTTAAATATTATTATTGTATTAGCTTGGACTTTTATTTTCATCTATGCTTCATATATTTTATTAAAAAGAAGAGATTTATAA
- a CDS encoding ABC transporter ATP-binding protein, translating into METILSIKNLDKKYGKVHAVNNLSFDIQKGNVYGILGPNGSGKSTTLGIVLNVVNKNSGNFSWFNGKLSTHEALKKVGAIIERPNFYPYMTAVQNLQLICKIKGISSNKIEEKLKIVNLFDRRKSKFNTYSLGMKQRLAIASALLNDPEILILDEPTNGLDPQGIHEIRQIIKDIAKNGTTILLASHLLDEVEKVCTHVLIIRNGIKLYSGKVDELTTTRGFFELSSENNNELIKLLDNHPCIGNIKKENDILIAQLTSDLSSSEINKFLFKNNVILSHLVKRKPSLEQQFLDLTSNN; encoded by the coding sequence TTGGAAACAATTTTATCAATAAAAAATCTCGATAAGAAATATGGTAAAGTTCATGCCGTAAATAACTTATCTTTTGATATTCAAAAAGGAAATGTTTATGGAATTCTTGGACCTAACGGAAGCGGAAAATCGACAACTTTAGGTATTGTATTAAATGTTGTTAACAAAAATTCGGGTAACTTTAGTTGGTTTAATGGTAAATTATCTACTCATGAAGCTTTAAAAAAAGTAGGTGCTATTATAGAGCGTCCTAACTTTTATCCATATATGACAGCTGTTCAAAATTTACAGTTGATTTGTAAAATAAAAGGGATTTCATCTAATAAAATTGAAGAAAAATTAAAAATAGTAAATCTTTTTGATAGACGAAAAAGTAAATTCAATACCTATTCTTTAGGTATGAAACAGCGTTTAGCAATTGCTTCGGCATTATTAAATGATCCTGAAATATTAATTTTAGACGAACCTACAAATGGTTTAGATCCGCAAGGAATTCATGAAATTCGTCAAATAATTAAAGATATCGCCAAAAACGGAACTACTATTTTACTAGCTTCTCACCTACTTGATGAAGTTGAAAAAGTTTGTACTCATGTTCTTATTATAAGAAATGGTATAAAACTATATAGTGGTAAAGTTGATGAATTAACTACTACCAGAGGTTTTTTCGAACTAAGTAGCGAAAATAATAATGAGTTAATAAAATTACTAGACAATCACCCTTGTATCGGAAATATTAAAAAAGAAAATGACATTTTAATTGCGCAATTAACATCTGATTTATCATCATCAGAAATAAATAAATTTCTTTTTAAAAATAACGTAATACTTTCACATTTAGTAAAACGTAAGCCTAGTTTAGAACAACAATTTTTAGATTTAACCAGCAACAACTAA
- a CDS encoding response regulator transcription factor: MGSKKILLVEDDPNFGTVLKDYLALNDYNVTLAKDGIDGLIMFKNGEYDLCILDVMMPRKDGFSLALDIRATNKEVPIIFLTAKTLKEDVLRGYQVGADDYLNKPFDSEVLLHKIKAILQRKESESSSESDEFEFKIGGFEFNSKLRHLSLNGAEAQKLSPKESKLLRMLAMHKNDLMPRELALTKIWRDDNYFTSRSMDVYIAKLRKYLKEDENVEIINIHGEGFRLLEKV; encoded by the coding sequence ATGGGAAGCAAAAAAATATTATTAGTAGAAGATGATCCAAACTTTGGAACAGTTCTTAAAGATTATTTAGCATTAAATGACTACAATGTTACACTTGCAAAAGATGGTATTGATGGTTTAATTATGTTTAAAAATGGCGAATACGATTTATGTATTTTAGATGTAATGATGCCTCGTAAAGATGGGTTTTCATTAGCATTAGATATACGTGCAACCAATAAAGAAGTGCCTATTATATTTTTAACTGCTAAGACATTAAAAGAAGATGTTTTAAGAGGTTACCAAGTTGGGGCAGATGATTATTTAAATAAACCTTTTGATTCAGAAGTTTTATTACATAAAATAAAAGCTATTTTACAACGTAAAGAAAGCGAAAGTTCTAGTGAATCTGATGAGTTTGAATTTAAAATTGGTGGATTCGAATTTAACTCTAAATTACGTCACCTTTCACTTAACGGTGCTGAAGCTCAAAAACTTTCTCCAAAAGAAAGTAAATTATTAAGAATGTTAGCAATGCATAAAAATGATTTAATGCCTCGTGAGCTAGCCTTAACAAAAATTTGGAGAGATGACAATTACTTTACATCTAGAAGTATGGATGTGTATATCGCTAAACTTAGAAAATACTTAAAAGAAGATGAAAATGTTGAAATCATCAATATTCATGGTGAAGGATTCAGATTATTAGAAAAAGTATAA
- a CDS encoding sensor histidine kinase codes for MSKKIFILIVVLMSISLIGIISVQVYWIKDAVRNKQQQFDNNIKIALARTSERIKDREYADFFQNNQEFLKDKKFVSDAEITTYLFQQIDTTNKRKFTFGTTILGESIKMPGDFINNDSIIIKRYSGKQDFYFSQIMKSSNKDFTPFTKESSVSRFKTYPKFNKQLIENVLRERKIRYPINERISNKELNFTIKEELAKMNITQNFKYGVYEDGLATQLKSGYFNIQPNDANYPLLADDNGISKYKLYIKFPNEQKKILSEIFKVLGLSLLFIVIIIAAFATSLYQLIRQKKISEIKTDFINNMTHEFKTPIATINLALDAIKNPQIISDQEKVKRYVKMIREENKRMHGQVENVLRISRLEKNQIEISKDATDMHDTIEEAIEHIQLLVDDKKGTVNAHYEAISTEVLGNQFHLTNIIVNILENALKYSEDTPKIDIYTESTNKYFIFKVKDEGIGMSRNAQKYIFDKFYREHNGNIHNVKGRGLGLAYVKEIIDSHHGLIYVESEKGKGSLFTVKLPLI; via the coding sequence ATGAGTAAGAAAATCTTTATTCTTATTGTTGTTTTAATGAGTATTTCTTTAATAGGAATTATATCTGTTCAAGTTTATTGGATAAAAGATGCAGTAAGAAATAAACAACAACAATTTGACAACAATATTAAAATTGCATTAGCAAGAACCTCTGAAAGGATTAAGGATAGAGAGTACGCTGATTTTTTTCAAAATAACCAAGAATTTCTTAAAGATAAAAAATTTGTTTCTGATGCAGAAATAACCACTTATTTATTTCAACAAATAGATACTACCAATAAAAGAAAATTCACATTTGGAACAACTATTTTAGGAGAAAGCATAAAAATGCCTGGTGATTTTATTAACAATGATTCTATTATTATTAAACGCTATTCAGGAAAACAAGATTTTTATTTTTCCCAAATAATGAAATCATCTAATAAAGATTTTACTCCTTTTACTAAAGAAAGTAGTGTTTCACGATTTAAAACATATCCAAAATTTAATAAGCAACTAATTGAAAATGTACTTCGTGAAAGAAAAATACGCTATCCTATTAATGAAAGAATTAGTAACAAAGAGCTAAATTTCACAATAAAAGAAGAGTTAGCCAAAATGAATATTACACAAAATTTTAAATATGGTGTGTATGAAGATGGATTAGCTACTCAATTAAAATCTGGTTATTTCAACATACAGCCAAACGATGCAAACTATCCATTATTAGCAGATGATAATGGTATTAGTAAGTATAAACTATATATCAAATTTCCTAATGAACAAAAAAAAATATTATCAGAAATATTTAAAGTTTTAGGGCTTTCATTATTATTTATAGTTATTATTATTGCTGCTTTTGCAACATCATTATATCAGTTAATTCGTCAGAAAAAAATATCTGAAATAAAAACAGACTTTATTAATAATATGACGCACGAGTTTAAAACACCTATTGCAACAATAAATTTAGCTTTAGATGCTATTAAAAACCCACAAATAATATCAGATCAAGAAAAAGTAAAACGCTATGTAAAAATGATTCGTGAAGAAAATAAACGAATGCACGGACAGGTAGAGAATGTTTTAAGAATTTCGAGATTAGAAAAAAATCAGATTGAAATTAGTAAAGATGCTACTGATATGCACGATACTATTGAGGAAGCTATTGAACACATTCAATTATTGGTAGATGATAAAAAAGGAACTGTAAACGCACATTACGAAGCAATATCAACAGAAGTTCTTGGAAATCAATTTCATTTAACTAATATTATTGTCAATATATTAGAGAATGCTTTAAAATATTCAGAGGATACACCTAAAATTGATATTTACACCGAAAGCACCAATAAATACTTTATTTTCAAAGTAAAAGACGAAGGTATTGGAATGAGTAGAAATGCTCAGAAATATATTTTTGATAAGTTTTATAGAGAACATAACGGAAACATACACAACGTAAAAGGGCGTGGTTTAGGATTGGCCTATGTTAAAGAAATAATAGATAGCCATCATGGCTTAATTTATGTTGAGAGTGAAAAAGGTAAAGGAAGCTTGTTTACAGTGAAATTACCATTAATATAA
- the coaE gene encoding dephospho-CoA kinase (Dephospho-CoA kinase (CoaE) performs the final step in coenzyme A biosynthesis.), with protein sequence MVIGLTGGIGSGKSTVIRMFSKFKNNAIYIADDEAKKLMNSSDEIKTKLISEFGKEVYINDVLNKPYLANIVFNDKEKLAILNTIVHPVVNDHLQKFILKNKDKAYVLYENAILFENGSNSFCDKIITVTAPEKIRIERVLKRDASTIDAVKSRIQNQWNQNKKAIQSNYIIENTTLSKTEKKLPIFILF encoded by the coding sequence ATGGTTATAGGTTTAACAGGTGGTATTGGTAGTGGAAAATCTACTGTTATAAGAATGTTTTCTAAATTTAAAAATAATGCTATTTATATTGCTGATGATGAAGCTAAAAAACTAATGAATTCTTCAGATGAAATTAAGACTAAATTAATTTCAGAATTTGGAAAGGAAGTATATATTAACGATGTACTTAATAAACCATATTTAGCAAATATTGTTTTTAATGATAAAGAAAAATTAGCAATTTTAAATACTATTGTTCATCCTGTAGTAAACGACCATTTGCAAAAATTCATACTTAAAAACAAAGACAAAGCTTATGTTTTATACGAAAATGCAATACTTTTTGAAAACGGGAGTAATTCTTTTTGTGATAAAATAATAACAGTAACAGCTCCTGAAAAAATTAGAATTGAACGTGTTTTAAAAAGAGATGCTTCAACAATTGATGCTGTTAAAAGTCGTATTCAAAATCAATGGAATCAAAATAAAAAAGCAATACAATCTAATTATATTATTGAAAATACAACTCTTTCCAAAACAGAAAAAAAATTGCCGATATTCATACTATTTTAA
- a CDS encoding CdaR family protein, translated as METIYTNIAIQKIVIDTPIKNITLLVKGTGFKLITSGFTTSKLTLNLKKATQKKATDYYFTTKKLHKKVQLKLNSGIELIKIQRDTIPLKMGTLQSKKVPLKTNLELTFQLGHDLATPIKITPSHVLISGEASLIDKITSLNLKKIKLENISESTTLKATIEIPKKLRIETSSAKINIIVDKFTEGEIEIPISIKNAPKNINIFPKKVKIIYKVGLKNFNKINANLFKIECDYKQVIMNGTTYLTPKLMKFPDSITLIRIVPQKIDFLIHK; from the coding sequence ATGGAAACGATATATACAAATATCGCTATCCAAAAAATAGTTATTGACACTCCTATTAAAAATATTACACTCCTAGTAAAAGGAACTGGTTTTAAATTAATCACTAGTGGTTTTACAACATCTAAACTAACATTAAATTTAAAAAAGGCTACTCAAAAAAAAGCTACTGACTATTATTTTACCACTAAAAAACTACACAAAAAAGTACAACTAAAATTAAATTCGGGTATTGAATTAATCAAAATTCAAAGAGATACTATTCCATTAAAAATGGGAACATTACAATCAAAAAAAGTTCCTTTAAAAACAAATTTAGAACTCACCTTTCAACTCGGTCATGATTTAGCTACGCCAATAAAAATAACACCTAGTCATGTTTTAATTTCAGGAGAAGCTTCTTTAATCGATAAAATTACTAGTTTAAATTTAAAAAAAATAAAACTAGAAAACATCTCTGAAAGTACTACGCTTAAAGCAACTATTGAAATACCTAAAAAACTAAGGATAGAAACTTCTTCTGCTAAAATAAATATCATTGTCGATAAATTTACAGAAGGAGAAATAGAAATACCGATATCAATAAAAAATGCACCAAAAAATATAAATATATTTCCTAAAAAAGTGAAAATAATTTATAAAGTAGGTTTAAAAAATTTCAATAAAATTAACGCAAATTTATTTAAGATAGAATGTGATTATAAACAAGTAATAATGAATGGAACAACCTATTTAACGCCTAAGTTAATGAAGTTTCCAGATTCAATTACTCTTATAAGAATTGTTCCCCAAAAAATAGATTTTTTAATACATAAATAA
- the yajC gene encoding preprotein translocase subunit YajC codes for MFTTIFLQASTQESIMNMLPFVAMIGVFYFLIIRPQMKRQKNEKKFQTTVQKGIKVVTSSGIHGKIVEINDTDNTITIETGAGKIKFERSAISMELSKKYNTEVK; via the coding sequence ATGTTTACAACAATTTTTTTACAAGCAAGTACGCAAGAAAGCATTATGAATATGCTTCCTTTTGTAGCAATGATTGGTGTTTTTTATTTCTTAATTATTCGTCCGCAAATGAAGCGTCAGAAAAATGAAAAGAAATTTCAAACTACTGTTCAAAAAGGAATTAAAGTAGTTACAAGTAGTGGTATTCATGGTAAAATTGTTGAAATCAACGATACTGACAATACAATTACAATAGAAACTGGTGCTGGTAAAATTAAGTTTGAACGCTCAGCTATTTCAATGGAGTTAAGTAAAAAATATAATACAGAGGTTAAATAA
- a CDS encoding DUF1573 domain-containing protein → MKKIAIAIAFVLSTGMLVSCGQNNAASKVKKENVESAEKRDVSISKGTASISFDKEEHNFGTVNEGDVVKTTFVVTNTGKTDLVITNAKASCGCTVPVWPKEAIAPGKTGEIQVSFNTNGKPNKQSKSITLTTNTEKGREVVKITGMVTPKKKTV, encoded by the coding sequence ATGAAGAAAATAGCAATAGCAATTGCATTTGTTCTTTCAACAGGAATGTTAGTTTCTTGTGGACAAAACAATGCAGCATCTAAAGTAAAAAAAGAAAACGTAGAAAGTGCTGAAAAAAGAGATGTCTCTATTAGCAAAGGAACTGCTTCTATTTCTTTTGATAAAGAAGAGCATAATTTCGGAACTGTTAACGAAGGTGATGTTGTAAAAACTACTTTTGTTGTAACAAACACTGGTAAAACCGATTTAGTAATTACAAACGCAAAAGCTAGTTGTGGTTGTACAGTGCCTGTATGGCCGAAAGAAGCAATTGCTCCTGGAAAAACTGGAGAAATACAAGTAAGCTTTAACACCAACGGAAAACCTAATAAACAATCTAAATCAATAACTTTAACAACTAATACTGAAAAAGGTAGAGAAGTTGTTAAAATTACGGGTATGGTAACTCCTAAAAAGAAAACAGTATAA